Genomic segment of Vidua macroura isolate BioBank_ID:100142 chromosome 17, ASM2450914v1, whole genome shotgun sequence:
GACCATGGGAAAAGCCTCATGAGTGAACCCCTTCTCTGACACCAGTGATGCTTCTCCATGTGAGGAGCATCAGGGCCAGCATTTTATAGGGCATACAAAGACAAAAGGTGCTGTGGCAGGGGGGACCCCATAGCCCTtggacagcacagagcactcCTGTGGCACTAGCTGGGCACTGGCACAAGGACTCTGCCACGACAGTGGATTGTCACTTTGGAGCCCATCTCCTGGTGAATTCTCATATCAGGATGCTGGAGGGCTCTTGGTGATGCCTGCTGGGTGATGGCAGGGTTCAGAAGGGACCTTTGGGGATCACATGGAGAGCAGGCACAGGGGAGGCTCTGAGGGACCCCCAAAGGGTGGCAGCACTCCAGCACTCCCTCCcagacagggacagccctggcatGTCTATGGCACAGGCACACAGAGCCTGGCATACCTGGACGGAGCGGAGGGCTGAGAATAGGACGGGAGCGGGCGGCTGCTTCCTGGCATCCACCACAACTGTCAGCCCAACATCCTTCGCTTCTCGCCTCTCACCATTCTTCACTTCTTGCCTAGCGAGGGGAAACACAGCAGGAGTGGGGGtcctgctccagggcaggaCCCTCTCAAAGCCCCCTCCCACATTCTGCAcccccaggcaggcaggaaccCACAGCCACCGGCAGTGGCCTCGCCCCTGTGGGATGTCCCTGCCAAGGGCTCAGAGCATGTGCCTCTGGCAGGGGCATGGTCCAGGGACCTTGGGGATGTGCCCAAACCAGAATGTGTGGGATGCTGGGCATCCATCCCTTCTTAGCCTGGGAGCCCTGAGCCAGGCAACAGCCGGGGGTCACTGGCAGGTCCTGCTGGCTCTTAcctggggagggagcagaggcagaggatgAGCCTTGCCAGCTCGGCAGCTGAGCACCACGCAGCCCGCCAGGCACTGCCACTGGTGGTCACCAGGAGGagggccctgcccagcctgtccgAGCTCCCTGTGGACAAAGGGTGAGTGACCCCTTTGGCAGCCACCTGCCAGACCTGAGCACCCCACAATGGGCTGGGGTAACCATCGGTGCTGTCTCAGCTCAGCCTGCCATGGTGCAGCCCCTCTGGCCCTTCTGGAGGGGGAGAGCTAGCCCAAGGGGGCTCTTGGCATGAATGTCTGGaattccagagctgctggggacatttttcctgagaaaaagaTGGGTTTTGTTACTGCTTTTTGGTTCTTGTGAAAAAGAAGGAGCCAAATGTTTAGTATTTGGCAGCTAAAGCTGAACAGCTTCACTGGAGAGGAATGGTGTGGGAGGGCTTGGGGCGGCTGGGaccagggcagctgctctgcacaggctgcttgcatttatgtttttaatgtttttgcccagctgaaaaaaaattttccgCTTGGAGTATTTCTGGCCTCCAGCAAAGTCCTGAAACCTTCCTCCAAAACAccctctccagcagcctgtATTTCCATCCAGAGGCCTCTCCCGCCCATTCCCCAGGCTTGCAGTGCCAGCAGTACCTGGCAGGCAGATGATGCCTGAGTGCAGCAGCCCAGCATGCAGGTCTTGCCAGGCTGGAGGCTCCCGAccagcagtgccagtgctgggcacagagggacCATTCTTGCAGCTGGAACTTTCCAGAGACCGTTCCTCCAcgggagcagcagtggctgcattTGTACCTGTGCACAGGGATAGAGGAGAGGGAAGCTGGTGACACTCAACAAAGCAGAGGAATAGCAaagccccagcagtgcctggtcaggtgctgcagccccacaggatggtacctttccctgctgccctggctctgcccatcCTGGGCGAGTAGATGGCCGACATCTTCTTCCAGGCCCCCTCGTGCTGGCTGCTGACTCTCTCATCCTCGGGGGCTGCCCTGAGCCGTGTGCCCTTCAGGAAGGAGAACTTGTGGCTGGAACCTGGGGGGAGCCGGGGGCTGCCCCGCTGCACCAACCCCCCTCGCCCCTGCACCCCAGGAGTCGCTCGGCGGGACTGGCGGGTGAGGAGCATGGGGCTGCCAGCCCCCTTCCTGTGCTGTGCGGGGGTCTCACGGGGGGTGGCAGGGGGCAGCTCGGAGCCAGGGCTGTCCGGCTCCTCCAGGATGGCTGCCATCAGCCCAGAGCCGAAGCTCACCGGGTTCTGCAGCGCGGCCATGTAGGAGTCACGTTGGCGGCACTTTGGGCCATGTGGCCCTGGCTCCTGGCTCAGCTTTCTCTCCAGACACGGGCTGCAGGGACTCTCCTCTGAGCTCAGTGCTCCCCCACAGGGCCAGGCATCTGCTCCTGATCCCCCATTTGCCCAGGGGAGCAtctcctcagccccagcccttaTTTGCCCTGGAGGGCAGGTGGGCCACAGGAATCTGGTCAGGACGTCCAAGTCCTCCTGGGattgctccagcaggtccacatACTCCCCCTCCAGGTTCTGGCTGATGATTTCACTgaggctgggcacagccagtgTGGCCGGCTTCTTTTGCAGACCTGCCTGCTCCACCTTGATCAGTCCCGGGTATCGTCCCTGGCTTGACTTCCAAGAGGCTGCCttgcagcctgggatggtgccCACAGTGTTGCTGTAGGGCGTGGGGACATTCGCTGTGCCATGGGGCACGGGTGCACCAGGTGCAGTCTCAGGAGCAGGTTCATGCTGGGCACCAGTGGGCACattgtcagctccagccctgggcttGTCGGTGAACTCAGGTGTGGCAATCCGGCTCCACGGCAGTGGGGTGACGCCGTTCTCGGTGGCCACCAGGCAGGTGTGCAGGGGAGCTCCGGCCCAGCTGCTGTTCACCTCCTCCAGCCACGCGTTGGTGAAGAGCAGAGCGTGGGTGGCCTCGGGGACAGGTGTCTCCTCCACAGAGCGCAGGTCCAAGGAGAGGTGCTTGATGGTGACACGTGCTGTGTGCTCCTCACAGGGCTCTGCTTGCAGGTAGAAGTCCCCGGGGCGCAGCAGGAGGGGGTTGAGCGGTGCGAGGTGCACAACCACCTTCTCATGCAGACATAAGGGCCAGCCTTCATGGAGAAAGATGCGGTTAAAGTAGGGAgcctgggagggaggaagaacaCAGCGCATGAGagagccctgccagctctgtgcctcCCAGCCACCCCCACACACTCTTGCTGCCCAGCCTTGCGCTTCCCATGATGAGGATGAAAGAGCCTGGTGACCCAATGCATATCCCTGAGCCAagcccctgcagcacagccctgcaaacCCACCCTGAGCCACGGCTATTCCCACAGTGCAGAGTCTACCCATGTGTTACAGAGGGGAAACCCCTGCTTAAGCCTCTCTAGGATCAAGGCAAGATGACCCCAGTCGCCTCTGCCCTTATTGCAGGGACCACATATGCTGGACAAATCCCAGGGAGCTGGGCGTGCCACGGtcccctctgcagggagcagatggGACAAGGAGTGGACGTGCAGGGAGAGAACCCACAGGTCAGCGTGCCCGTGCGGGCAGGACTCCTTAGGGCAAACCCCTGTGTCTGGGAGAGGCTCAGGGGGGGCACCGTTGTGGGGCACAGGGGCTTACACAGGCCGCCTGCCGCAGGCGCTCGAAGAGCCGCTTGGCCGGGATGAGGAactggagcaggcagcagagcccatcCCCCTGGTAGCTGGTCTCCAGCAGCCGAAACACCTGGCCCAGGACGGTGGGAGCCGTGGCTTCGAAGGGCGGGTAGAGGGCCTGGAGAGCGCTTTGCACGGCCGCATCCAGTGACCCGGCATCCTGCGGGAGAGAGCCAAGGGTCGCTGGTGGGAGAGTGGCCCTGCAACGGGGACACCGTTCCGCCTGACCTGGTGTCTCTGCCCACCATCCCACGCTGCACTGTGCCACTGTCGGGGCCCTAGGACGCTCACACTGGCAatgctgctgagctcaggggCTCCAAACCCTGCTAGGGTGGAAACCGGGGGAATCGAGAGTGGAGCACAGCAAGCACAGCGCAGTGACCCACCCCGCAGGCGGGGCGGGTCCGGCTCCCAGCGCCGGGCTGTGGTTAAGGAGCCTGGGATAAGCCCCGAGGCAGCAGCCGCCTTGCTCGGCTGCCAGCCATGTGGAGGCGGAGGAGCCGCAGCAGCCGAGGGGTTAACCGGAGTCAGACCAGACAGATCGTGGGGCTGTGCCGGGCTCCGAAGCTCGCTGCAGGAATGCAGCAGATGGGAGGAAGGACAAACATCTGAAGATGGATAGGGTGTCCTGGTCCAGACTCATTGCTGAATTTGCCAAACTCAAAATTATGTCTGTATTTTCTGGGAAGCGTTCTGCCGCGTTGCATcccccctgcactgcccagaGCGGGGTGAGGACACTGGGTCTGTGCCACCTGTGGACCAGCACAGTTCATtctctcagtgctgcaggagttGGCAGCTGTGTGACATGGCTGGTACATGGAGAGAAGCCATCCCACGGCTCCGTGATGTCCGGGCTGCGCTCCAGGCAGCGTGGGGATGAGTCTGGCACACCTGTCAAGGGGACCCCATTGGCGAGTGGGGAAGAGGAACATCCTCCAagcagctgtgtcctgctcctGTAAGAGCACCCAGGAAGTCTGGTGGGATTAGCTCAAGGTGAGCATTACTTTCAGGCAGCTAATCCCTGGTCCAGGAGCCCATACAGAGACAAAGGGGCCACCGTTATTTCAGCTTAATTAGTTTTAATGCGCTTTAGCTAAAGAACTTTGCAGTCATGCTCTGGTTAATTCTTCATGACTTTTTTTCCATGTCTCGGCACAGGAAtctcctgcccctgcacctGACAGGAGAAtccagagagctgggagaaaaGGAGGCAAGCCAGTCCCTTCTTAGGGCCCTGATCTGCCCTGTGTTTCCTGTCCAGGTTTTCTGCCCTTGGACCTTTCTCCTCAAGCTTTGTTTTATTGAGTACAGTTCCTAGAATGGACTGGAGACTTTATTCTGGAAAATACCTGATGAAGGGCAAAGCCCAGCACCCCATTCCATGTTGCTCCCGTggggtcctgctgcagccacctgGTCCCCAGTGCTGAACCCAGCCGGGTGCCCCCCATCTCCATGCCCAGCACTACCTGGCTGGACTTCTCCCCGTCCCAACACCGAGGTGAGCAGCCACAACAGCACAGGAGCATCCATCCAGCTCTGAATGCTGCCATGAGAGATGAGCCAGAACTGCCTGCCTTGCCTCCAACAGTCTTTTAAATCCTCCTAcgggtggtgactccaccattgCCTGGGCAGCTTCTGCCAGGGCTTGACAAGtcattcagtgaagaaatttttctctaGTATCCAGTCTAACCCTCCCCTGGCAccacttgaggctgtttcctgtTGTCCCATCATCCAGGACTTCATCCAGTGGCAGGGACTGTGTGAGCCAGTGTCAGGAGAGAACCAGGGACTGATGGAGGCACCAGACACAGCCTGAGTTGTGCTGGGGAATATTTTGGCCTGGAATGACTgactaaaaatgttttcatggaGTGTCACAAAGCACTTCATCACTGGGGGAGGCTTTTGGGGTAACCATGGTGCAGCGGCTCTGAGTTCGTAGGCGAAGCCGCATCCGGGCGGGCCAGGAGCCCGTAGGAATCCAAAAGCAGCCCCTCCACCCgctgggagggagctggaaCAAAGGCATTAGGGAGCATAAGGAGATTTACATTTGCAAAgctatttccattttaataagCCAAAGTGCTGTTAAATAGAGATTGATATTTCTCCCCAAATACCCATATTTTTAAACTGGTTTACATCAACAAGACAGGCtgggctttggggttttggtgtgGTAAAGTTGTTTAACCCATGCCCAAAGCCACATGGTgactcagctccagctcctttctCCCCCCAGCTCAGGAAGGAGCGAGGTTTGAGCCTGGGACCAGTCCTGAATACCAATTCCTCTGCCTCTCCGCAGCCCTTGCTGTCAGCAGCTTTGGCAGGGCACGATGCTCAGCCTGGCCCAGAGCGGAGGCCGCGCTCAGCTCAGAGCCCGGGGCAACGGCACGTGCCGGCTGCGGTGACGAACGATCCAATCGGTCCGCGAGCATCCCCTGCGCTGGCACGGctcacacagcagctcccagtcgCTGCACGCCATCCCCTGACAAACTTTGCAGGGAAGTTTAAGCATCGCAGCATGCAGCCCCGCACGCACCTGCCCAAGCGGCCACGGCCACGTCCTCCTCCACACCTGATCTCCAACCCTGCACACCCAAGCTCCACTTCCACATCTGCGTCTGCCTTCCTACCCACCCCTGCCCTGACACCCACCTCCACACCCACCTCTGCCTTTGCACCTCCTTCCACCTTCACTCCCGACCTCCCTCTGCTGTCGCTCCCGCTGCCCACCCCGGGCCCCCCCGGTGCCCGCGGGACCGGCAGCCACGGGGAGGGGCAGCGGCAGGGAGAGGGATGCCCCAGGAATTACCATGTTTCCCAGGAAGTGGCAGAGGGGCCGGGGGCCGCGGCACAGACCGTCCcgtccctcctcctcctcgccggCTCTCCCCGGCCCGGGGCTCCCGGCCGGTCCCCGTTCCGCCGGCGGCTCTTCCCGGCGCCGGCGCCTCCGGAGCCGCGGGCGGGGgcgggcagccccggcccccccggccccctccGCCCGCCGCGCCtcttctgggggaaaaaaaaagaagaaagaaaaaaaaaaaaaaaaaaaaggaaaagaaagaaaaggcaaagaaagcgggagcggagcggggcggggcgggggaggggagggagggagctgacGGGGGTGGCCCGGAGAGAGCCGGGGGGCGGGGGGCCGCTTTCCTGTGCCCGCCGGCGGGAGCCCCCCGTACGCTCCCGAGGCGCGGGCCCCCGGGGACAGTCCCCCTCTGTGTCcccgcgggcggggggcggACCCCggcgggatgggatggggtcggagtggagggagaaaaagacTCCGAGCGGGTGCAGGAGGAGACTGTACCGGGggtcctcccccagcccccgcCGTCCCCCCCGAGCAGCTCCAGGCGAAGAGCTGGAACACACCCCAGCTGGAACATACAGAGctgtatgtgcatgtgtgtgtgtatgtgtgcatgtgtttgtaCGTGTGTGCGGATGTGCTCATACAGGCGTTTTGTGTGGGGGTGCCCCTCTTTTCCAATCCATCCAGGGTCAGTGTGATCTCTCGGCAGTGGTCTGTGTCCTGGATGGATCCCATGGCTCCCAGTTCCTGTTCCTGAGTTGCCCCAAAAGTGCAGCATCAGGACAGTGAGTGCCTCTCTTGGGACTCTGAACtgttccagggatgggaaggaCCTACTGAGGGGCAGGATCATGGGATTCAGCAACCAGAGCTGTACAAAAACAACTAGCATAAGAGCCAAAGCCACAGATTTGTTCTCTCCTAAGGCAAAATGCTGCTTCATACAGCCCTGCCAGTCCTGGGCACAGACACTTcttccagccccaggcactgtgggcacagcatcaccagctctgccagccctgcacagcgCCCAGCACACTCAGCCTCTCTGCGCCTTGCTCAGGGTGCAGTCATTTCCACTGTTGCATTCGTGGGAATGGGCTCAAGGCCgggactggggctgggaaagcacCAGGGCGGGTGGGACGGCCACAGCGTGGGCTGCAGGCTGCCGGGGCTGTCTTGCTAGTGAACATTTGTCCAGGGATCAGCGAGCGGCCAAAGGACACGCTGTGAAAACAAGCCGAGACGGGAGGAggtgcagctgggctgctggcgTGTGGGAGGGAGGACGGCGCCAGCGAGGCCTTCGCATTTGCTTCCCATTTCCTTGGGAGCTCGTGAGAGCCCTCCCGCTGCCGTATGGATCACGAGTGCTGGTCCTGCGGGTGGCCAGAGGCTTGGCCATGGGTACCAGGCTGGGGTACCAGGCTGGGGTGCTGACCTGAGCCCAACACAGGACTGGCCCTTGGCTCCAAGCCAGCACCCCTAGTGCCAGCTGGGACCAGCTGGGCAGCAtccccactgccagctgggACCAGCTGGgcagctccccatccccaccaGCAGCCAATTGCTCCTGTAATTGTGTTAGTTCACTTACCAGCTTCAGGTTTTTCATAGTTCCCCTGAGTGCAGGGGAAGGTGAGCTCAAGGCTGTGACCTTTTTTAATCGCGTGGTCACCTCAGAAATGGACCCAAGAGCTGTGGCTCTTGGGATAGCGAGGCCAGGAGAGGGCGTTGAGGGCAGGGAGGACAGTGTGACTGTGTCCTGGCACCAGCACAACGGATCAATTCCTCTGTGGTATTGGTAAGCAGGAAGAGACAGATATGGAACTGAGCCCAGAGGGACCCCACTACCCTgcacccaaagcagcagctccccagctgcACCTTGAGGTGTCTCTTGCcacctgtgctcagctgggccaACCTGCAGAGGTAACCAGCAGGGCCAGCTTTGCATCCCCACATCCCCCAAAGCAGTTTCCTATATCCTCTGGCCAGCCTCAGACAGCAAGGCTGGGAGTCAGGGTGCTGGGGAGCAAGTCCAGCAAAAGGCAGAGCTTCTGGGGGCCAcccggctgtccccagggccccTCACCCCATGAGCTCaccctcctctgctgctcctgttctccatgtcctgtttgtcccgagcagctgctgggacaggctgcaTGTGGCCTCTTGCCCTGCCCCTCTGTCGGCACAGAGCCACCATTCAGATCCCCCTAGGCTCTGCCCGAGGTCACCattcttgcatttttatttttacttttctgcaaAATCAACCCCCTTGGCTCTCTGTGTCCCCTTTTGTCTCCCATGAGGCTCCCAGACTGTGTCACGAGCTGGCGTGCTGCGAGAGGAGCCCGCCTGTCTGGGGGAATGCAGCTCTTGGCAGGGGGAGACACACTGAGTGCACTGCTGGTCCCAAGGGTCCCCTGGGACGTCACTGGGATGTTGGGGTGGAGGGAGGGTGAGAGTGGTGAGCCCTGGTGGTCTCTGGGGCTGGCTCCCGGTGGGCCCCTGGTGGCTCCTGCCCACTTTTCCACATCCAGGGGCCATCTGCACGTCTactgctggctgtgccccacGGGGCTCTGGCTCTGTGAGCTCTGGGATCCTCGGGTGTCCCCGCTGTCTGTGTTGGATGAAGTGGTCAGGGCTGGCGTCAGCGGTGACCCCACACTGgcccagagccctcccagctccaagAACAGCTGAGGCTGGGTCATGCTgagcctgcagctgggaaaatAACCGTGGAGGAGCCCCCACATGTTCCTCAGCTGTATTTTCAGTTGCTGCTGGATCAGAGGCTGTCAGAGATGTGCAGGTGACAGTGGACAGCATAAGGCTTTGACACCACATGCGGTGCAGTGGGCAGGAACCGCAGCTCCCCACACCTTGATGACAGGGTTTCTCCAGGCTCTGGTGAAGTCCCTGTTGGTCTGGGGACAACCACAGTTGCCACAGGTCCTGACCACTGCCCAGTTCTGTGGGTGACAATGAACTTCTCCTGGCTGGAAATGGGTAAGGGAGGTTTTATTTTGGGCTGACAACTTCTCTTTCCAAGTTCTCTCCGAACCCAGGCAGGCTGCTCTCACTTTTCTTGCTGAGTCCACAGGTTTTCCCTGGTGCTTCCCCAACCCACGTATCTCTGCCAGTggaaggctggagagcagcagcagtcatgCCTCTGGCACTGGCACAAGCTGCCCGGGGAATTCCCCGGCTAGTAATGGCACTGGGGAACACAGATGTGTCCGGATTTCCTTGCAGATGGCAAAAATGGCTGGTGTCCTTGCTCACAGCCCCAACCCAGGTCCTGTTGTCCCTAAGTAGCCCCAGCACGTGGCTGTAGAGGGGCTCGAGCCATGGCACCACGAGAGAGATTTGGAAAGAgctgggacaggatggggaACTGCCCACACGTGGTGAGGAGCGTGTGGGGCCAAAGGGACTCCTggcctggggagcagggggatCCTATGGACAGTGGAGAGAGAGGTCTTGACCTGCAGTCCTGGGcaaaggacagcagcagcacaggactcCTGCAAGTCCCTGTCCTCCTGGGCTCCTGGTTCCCATCTGACCATTCccattccttctccagcagcctgggggaGCCAGCCTTTCCCCAGTGGAGCAGACTCCACACTCCTAGaacaggcacagcagctcagcaggagaAGCCTTTACCTGTCCAAAGGGTGggggccagcagggcaggatttCATGTTCCATTCCATCTGTCACCACTTGCAGGAAGCATTACCGGGACCGGCACATATGTTGAGCTTTTGATGTGGTTttggctgctccttgccaaacacgGCAGTGTTTGATTGGAGTTTGGCTCTTTGAAGGCTTTTATTCAGTTCAACTTCAAAATTGTGCAAAGCCAGGGAGAAGACTTCCTGGTTTTGCTTCTTCTCTGTGCTATTCCTTCTAAAAATTGATTTCTCCTTATGGAAGAGTTCTGCTTGCTCCATGTTTTTCCTGAACATCTTGAATGTTGTTTTGATGCAGCCCTTCAGTGAGATGGGGTTGTCACCATGGGAGGTTTGGGAGCTCCTGCTCTGAACTGAGCTGGACCCCGCTAAGAGCTGACGATGGGTGACAGGGAGGGTAACAATGCCAAGGAGGCTGTGAGTGGGGATTtggcctttgcctttctcctctgctcttgGATGTTTCTTTCTGGGCAAAAGAATCTCTGGGGAAAAGGAGCTCTGCCCATGGGCTCCCAGCAATGGACTGGGCTGGCACTGATGGAGAGTCACAGCCTGTGAGTGGTGATGGTGGGTGCCTGTAGGACACAGCACTTCCCTGGGTGGTTTGTCCCTCTCTGATGGCACCATCCTTCCCATGTCACTATTTCCCAGATCACAGAGCTGACAGTGGCTGCAGTGCCCTTTCCAAAGCCATAGCCACTCATACACGCCCAGTGGGCATTTGCTGGTTGTCTTCCAGGCAGCCTGCAAGTGACTCTGCTGAAAACTTGTGAGACAAAAGTCAAAGGGGAACAGAATGCCTTGGTCTCTCTATCCTCAATCTCCATGCGCCGAGTTCCTCCAGAATGGACAACATGGCCTCATCCCTTGGGGTCTCCTGAGGCTGCAGCACCGAGGGATTGCTGTGCTTGAGCAACAGCTGCATTTCACAACATCCTTAGCTCAAGGATGTTGCCTCTGGCAGCCCGGACTTCCCTGGATCCAGCGTGAGATCTGCCTGCATCAGCAACGATGGGTTTCCTGCGCCTGGACCCCAATAGGAAATGAAAGTAactgaattatttcttcttcttcaatTTTGTCCTGCCAGGAGAGACGaggcagcccagctctcctggctgagAGGGAACAGGGGTGTTCCCCCCTCACACCTGCCTGGCTgcacccagctcctgcccctgtcTCCAGCCATCATGACAAGAGCTGTGACATATCAGGCCTCTGAAGTGATGTCTTTGGAGCTTGATCCTGGGGTGATGGATGTCTCCTCCTGTGTTtagctgctctgtgcaggagcCCTGTGACAGGGTCTGGAGGTGCAGGGCACCCCACTGAGGTGGGCACCCTGGtgcagctgcccagcccaggcaggtgCTCCTTTGCCAGTCCTGCTGGGTGTGGGGGTCCCCGGGATCTGCTCACATGAGGTGAGAAGCTGTGACCTGCCTTCTTTAgccactgctgtgctgtgccccacGGCTGCTCTGGTTCCTTGGGCAGGTCTGTGGTGTGTGAGAAGCAGCTCACAGTGTAGCCAGGAGAGccatgggacagggacagagatggAGAGCAGCAAGGCTGGGACCCTGCTCCTGGACAGcccaggctgttcccagctTTTGCTGGGTGCAGGCTGCAGGAATGTGGCTCTGTCAGGCTCAGCTGCCAATgccaaacccagctctgctccactgAGCATTCACTGCTGCAACAGGCAGGGACTGCTGCCAGTGATGGAGAGCTGGAGACTGGGTTGTTGCCTCCCAGTTTCCACTGCTCCTTCCCTACCTTCAGTGAGAGGCACCAGGTGTGCCTCTGTGCTGGCCCATATCATGGTGCCcgcagcagagcagagcagggtggtGGCCAAGCAGGAAGTCCTGGGGACGCCCCCCGTGGCTCTGCACACCACCCTGAACAGCAGTTCCCTTTTTGGCAGGGATATAAAGGTGGTGtgggctgggagagcccagCATAGCACAGCATTGCAGGAAGCCAGGATGGGAATGCAGAGCGTGGCAGTGGCTTGCGGGGCACTGGCCTTGTGCTTGGCACTCACCACAGCCACCAACCCCGGCTTCGTGGTGAGGATCACCCAGGCAGGCTTGGACTACGGTGGGTTCTGCTTCTGATTTCTCTCCTCACAGATGTGCTGGTGGCAGAGGTGTGGAGCCAGGTACCGTGTGAGAAGTGCAGGGTCCCGGGGCAGGATGGGGGATCGTTGGCCATGGGTGAGGAGCACCGGGACAGCGTGGGGAAATCCTCGGACGGGGGTGCCAAATGCACCATTGGCCAGGGCTTCCCCTGTTGCACCTG
This window contains:
- the KIAA1755 gene encoding uncharacterized protein KIAA1755 homolog isoform X1, whose amino-acid sequence is MDAGSLDAAVQSALQALYPPFEATAPTVLGQVFRLLETSYQGDGLCCLLQFLIPAKRLFERLRQAACAPYFNRIFLHEGWPLCLHEKVVVHLAPLNPLLLRPGDFYLQAEPCEEHTARVTIKHLSLDLRSVEETPVPEATHALLFTNAWLEEVNSSWAGAPLHTCLVATENGVTPLPWSRIATPEFTDKPRAGADNVPTGAQHEPAPETAPGAPVPHGTANVPTPYSNTVGTIPGCKAASWKSSQGRYPGLIKVEQAGLQKKPATLAVPSLSEIISQNLEGEYVDLLEQSQEDLDVLTRFLWPTCPPGQIRAGAEEMLPWANGGSGADAWPCGGALSSEESPCSPCLERKLSQEPGPHGPKCRQRDSYMAALQNPVSFGSGLMAAILEEPDSPGSELPPATPRETPAQHRKGAGSPMLLTRQSRRATPGVQGRGGLVQRGSPRLPPGSSHKFSFLKGTRLRAAPEDERVSSQHEGAWKKMSAIYSPRMGRARAAGKGTNAATAAPVEERSLESSSCKNGPSVPSTGTAGREPPAWQDLHAGLLHSGIICLPGSSDRLGRALLLVTTSGSAWRAAWCSAAELARLILCLCSLPRQEVKNGERREAKDVGLTVVVDARKQPPAPVLFSALRSVQSVSPGCIHSMLLLAEKELVSHRERLSGVQVETLTSLKALGRHVDSSQLPPELDGAFPYCHGEWVQFFQKLQPFTASLRRASELLQRCIQELRNTDALAGTQDAAAGIRRHQELMQKVLSDPQLVRVQREGGFLLARLRREAARLCASDHIRTGMELAEGLYSQLEEELHNLVSQSNSCLEHLEFLRKVQELETEFGKLGSWLDGEAAARLQEMGTEDWSPDSCQGSAEHFKEFLTQATARYQHGLTLCQEAAEVQDMTFPEADAFQVSAALFQSKLMSFSKQLERRQAERELLQELVRFSNKVAGLKLDCRQCSARAQRGEGQALRCLQRSFQKLSVEFALEKLKEMKAQVRRMQSSQGLAAWTEAQHRYQETRQILEEMLAELQEAWGAQADGQGDSSSPRSPGSAAPHMEVLVCRAAPSPEPAVLGGRGLAEQPETSTEGQGQPQGPGQSQSSTTPGSTLGVEQSSLQPHCQLGPQGARTSHHHISADTPHAKPKSKASLGVTGHLTQERSQPPRRRPFTLPPWTRFPGADPPCPTAAPHGTASDPSTAGAPARPQAEAAQYFQISSQSSFSSEDSDSQNSMEEAPAASLALPRDLQSSRPPCPSEKAHQIIYLENHHTESSAKANAK